In the genome of Streptomyces sp. NBC_00190, one region contains:
- a CDS encoding enoyl-CoA hydratase/isomerase family protein translates to MADSVLYEVNDGLATITINRPDAMNAMNTEAKVALRDAVQAAAADTAVRAVLLTAAGNRAFCVGQDLKEHVGNLLSDRETGTSLTMNTVSEHYNPIVRAITEMPKPVVAGVNGVAAGAGFGFALAADFRVVADTASFNTSFAGVALTADSGVSWTLPRLIGASRASDLLLFPRSVKAQEAYDLGIVNRLVPSDSLPAEAEAVARALASGPTVAYAALKESLAYGATHSLTEALEREDVVQTRAGASEDHAIAVQAFLAKQPPKYLGR, encoded by the coding sequence ATGGCCGACAGCGTGCTCTACGAAGTGAACGACGGACTCGCGACCATCACGATCAACCGCCCGGACGCGATGAACGCCATGAACACCGAGGCCAAGGTCGCGCTGCGCGACGCGGTCCAGGCGGCGGCCGCGGACACCGCGGTACGGGCCGTCCTGCTCACGGCGGCCGGCAACCGGGCCTTCTGCGTGGGCCAGGACCTCAAGGAGCACGTCGGGAACCTGCTGTCGGACCGCGAGACCGGCACCTCGCTCACCATGAACACGGTCTCCGAGCACTACAACCCGATCGTCCGGGCGATCACGGAGATGCCGAAGCCCGTGGTGGCCGGCGTGAACGGGGTCGCGGCCGGAGCGGGCTTCGGTTTCGCGCTGGCGGCGGACTTCCGGGTCGTCGCCGACACCGCGTCCTTCAACACCTCGTTCGCCGGGGTGGCGCTGACCGCCGACTCCGGGGTCTCGTGGACCCTGCCCCGCCTGATCGGCGCCTCCCGCGCCTCGGACCTGCTGCTCTTCCCGCGCTCGGTCAAGGCCCAGGAGGCGTACGACCTCGGCATCGTCAACCGCCTGGTCCCCTCGGACTCCCTGCCCGCCGAGGCCGAGGCCGTGGCCCGCGCGCTGGCCTCGGGCCCCACGGTCGCCTACGCGGCCCTGAAGGAGTCCCTGGCGTACGGGGCCACCCACTCCCTCACCGAGGCGCTGGAGCGCGAGGACGTCGTCCAGACCCGCGCCGGAGCCTCCGAGGACCACGCCATCGCCGTCCAGGCCTTCCTCGCGAAGCAGCCGCCGAAGTACCTCGGCCGCTGA
- the sigE gene encoding RNA polymerase sigma factor SigE yields MVGTPLDTTRADRGGAAAPVDRGGVFRRLFWSAGEPKSVTDIADSFHTAAATTATFAADAGSQAWTPPSWEEIVSTHSARVYRLAYRLTGNQHDAEDLTQEVFVRVFRSLSTYTPGTFEGWLHRITTNLFLDMVRRKQRIRFDALADDAAERLPSREPSPQQVLHDTHFDADVQQALDTLAPEFRAAVVLCDIEGLSYEEIAATLGVKLGTVRSRIHRGRSHLRKALKHRSPAARAEQRALAGAAVGAPGAGREGGAE; encoded by the coding sequence ATGGTAGGGACTCCACTGGACACCACCAGAGCCGACAGGGGAGGTGCGGCTGCGCCTGTGGATCGTGGGGGCGTGTTCAGACGCCTCTTCTGGTCGGCGGGTGAGCCGAAATCCGTGACCGACATTGCTGACAGCTTCCACACCGCCGCCGCAACCACCGCGACCTTTGCCGCCGATGCGGGCTCCCAGGCGTGGACCCCTCCCTCATGGGAGGAGATCGTCAGCACGCACAGTGCGCGGGTCTACCGCCTCGCCTACCGGCTGACGGGTAACCAGCACGATGCCGAGGACCTGACCCAAGAGGTCTTCGTCCGCGTCTTCCGCTCGCTGTCCACGTACACGCCCGGCACGTTCGAGGGCTGGCTGCACCGCATCACCACGAACCTGTTCCTGGACATGGTCCGCCGCAAGCAGCGGATCCGCTTCGACGCGCTCGCCGACGACGCCGCCGAGCGGCTGCCCAGCCGCGAGCCCTCCCCGCAGCAGGTCCTGCACGACACGCACTTCGACGCGGACGTCCAGCAGGCGCTGGACACCCTCGCGCCCGAGTTCCGCGCGGCCGTGGTGCTGTGCGACATCGAGGGCCTGTCCTACGAGGAGATCGCCGCCACGCTCGGCGTGAAGCTCGGTACCGTGCGCAGCCGTATCCACCGGGGCCGTTCGCACCTGCGCAAGGCGCTCAAGCACCGCTCTCCCGCGGCCCGCGCCGAGCAGCGCGCGCTGGCCGGAGCGGCCGTCGGTGCGCCGGGCGCCGGGAGAGAGGGCGGAGCCGAGTGA
- a CDS encoding O-methyltransferase, whose product MRQLWGQERVITGNRQTSWAFADAFVAEDDALRWARDRSREAGLRSVSPGTGAALRLLAATADAKAVAEIGTGTGVSGIHLLHGMRPDGVLTTVDPEADRQAFARQAFRAAGFAGNRARFIPGRALDVLPRLADGGYDLVFCDGDPAESLDYLAESLRLLRPGGLVCFEGVFSEGRTVDSAAQPVEVLRVRELLRAVRESPALEAALLPVGDGLLCAVRR is encoded by the coding sequence TTGCGCCAACTATGGGGACAGGAGAGGGTCATTACCGGCAACCGGCAGACGAGCTGGGCGTTCGCCGACGCGTTTGTCGCCGAGGACGACGCTCTGCGATGGGCCCGCGACCGGTCCAGGGAAGCGGGCCTGCGCTCCGTCTCTCCCGGCACCGGGGCCGCGCTGCGCCTGCTGGCAGCCACCGCGGACGCCAAGGCGGTCGCCGAGATCGGTACCGGAACCGGCGTCTCCGGCATCCACCTGCTCCACGGAATGCGCCCCGACGGGGTGCTGACCACGGTGGATCCCGAAGCGGACCGGCAGGCCTTCGCCCGCCAGGCCTTCCGCGCCGCGGGCTTCGCGGGCAACCGCGCGCGGTTCATCCCCGGCCGCGCACTCGACGTGCTCCCCCGCCTCGCCGACGGCGGGTACGACCTCGTCTTCTGCGACGGCGACCCGGCCGAGTCCCTCGACTACCTTGCTGAATCGTTGCGTCTGCTGCGCCCCGGCGGACTGGTGTGCTTCGAGGGAGTCTTCTCCGAAGGCCGTACGGTCGACTCCGCGGCCCAGCCGGTGGAGGTGCTGCGCGTCCGCGAACTGCTGCGCGCCGTCCGGGAGAGCCCCGCGCTGGAGGCCGCCCTGCTCCCGGTGGGCGACGGGCTGCTGTGCGCCGTGCGGCGCTGA
- a CDS encoding DUF3117 domain-containing protein, whose amino-acid sequence MAAMKPRTGDGPLEVTKEGRGIVMRVPLEGGGRLVVELTPDEADALGDALKKVVG is encoded by the coding sequence ATGGCGGCCATGAAGCCGCGGACGGGCGACGGCCCGCTCGAGGTCACCAAGGAGGGGCGGGGCATCGTCATGCGCGTACCGCTCGAGGGCGGCGGTCGGCTTGTCGTCGAGCTGACGCCGGACGAGGCGGACGCCCTGGGTGACGCCCTGAAGAAGGTCGTCGGCTGA